The following is a genomic window from Tripterygium wilfordii isolate XIE 37 chromosome 19, ASM1340144v1, whole genome shotgun sequence.
ATGTGCATTGATGTAGAGAATCATATTTGTCTTATGATATCTCTATGAAAGAATTGAGGTATGTCATAGCCTTGTTTTTCAGGTTGTCGGTCTCTAACTTGTGATTTTTTCTAAGCTGCATCGTGTCAATTGATTGTTTGATTGTATAGGTAAAATGATTAGAAGGTGAACAATTATGGCTGGATTTTGTTAAATGATTGTATGTTGCATCTAATTGGTGCCCTTTAATGCattatctttttcaatttttatacgCAGATTGAGTGCTGTTGTTATGAATATGGTTGGAACAGCCTGGAAATCAGTCTGGTGCACCTGCTGTAACCTGTATTtctaaatttaaataattttaccACAAAACAGATTTaaagaaagtttttttttatcttctatATACACTATACAGACTACAGTGCCAAAAAATATATGGACTCTGATTCCTTGATCTTACTATATTTCCTATACTTACCTTTTTAAGAGGTATATGTTGAAAGAAAAGGTAATATGGTTCACTATGATTTTCCCACTTTCTTTCTAATTGTTGtctgcattttttttctctatagaTTTGGCTGTATTTGAAGAGAAGGTAAAGCGAGACAGTGCACATAAAGATGAAATTCAAGAGGCCTTTTCATGGTACAATAGGGTTCTTGGATTTCAAATTGAAGGAGGACATGGTAATAAAGCCCATTTGATTGTGTCAATCTgttccatttcttcttcataCCCTCTCTCTTCCCCCCTCCCCCAGTTTCTCGGAGTGATTTCTGCACTTACTACTTGCTTTGGTTTTTAGGGGTGAAGTTCACTTTCAGCAACATTAGTTTGAAAAATCCGTATGAAGAGTGCTCTTTCACCATTCGTCATCAAAATGATACTTACACGTGTAAGTAATGTCTCACTTGCCAGTGGATTTTAGTGATGCATTGTTGTAGTAGCTGTTGTTAAGTCTTTGGCTTTTCGACTTCAGTGTTGACTTGTGATCCACACATTGATGACACCAAAGAGTTGATCCAAGAGTTGAACAGAACTAATGGCTTGTTCAGATTTGTCAGAATAATGAGGGACAAGTTTCAGGAAGCTGCAATGCTTGGTACAGTATAATCTCTTGCATTCTTTCTTTCTCGTCTATGATGCTTGCTTGAAAGTTCCTCCTTCTGAATAGTGGTGACCTGTTTTCTCTTTAGTGTTATCAACTTATCATCCCCTGCTAATTTTCTAGTAATTATTTTTAGGCTGGTGGTTGATTCCTCTACTAACTTGCGTACATGCTTATGAAATCTGTAGAGAAACTTGTTGACTGAGTCCTTCCCTTcccttttattttcattttctaaataCTCCGTAATACATATTTCTTATAATGTATGACTATTAGGAATCGTGGACCGCTCTGTAGTTTCTCAAGACACTTCCACGATATCAGTGTCTGCTCCCGTTTCATCAGTTTCAACTCAAAGAAGTGAATCACCAGCTAAGAAGGATGAGCTTCAAATTCAACAGAGAGATATCAGTAGGCTTCTCAAGGAAGTTAACCATGGAATGGAATCCCCGCTTAAGAAAAATGATACAGCTGCTGAAGAACATTCCAAGAAAGTTAACCGGGGAAAAAGGGTTAAAACATCGATTTTGTCTCCAATGTCTGCATCATCTACTCGGCGGTCTCCTCGTTTTATGGTATTGTAATCTACTTGCTATATATGGTTATTTGCGATGCCATTATTACAAGTAATGAAAAGAGGTTATTGCCTTGAGTTATAGTTATTCTAATGAAAGAGAACATTTTCTGTATCCTTGCCATACACAGAGGAAAAGAGCGTTGTTAGCCATCTAATTTTAGTATTTATGTGGTGCTCTTTGATAGTTGTGGTGCACACAATATACTGATGCAGATATTTGTTTCTTGAAATATGTTGCAGGTTAAGAAATGAGAAAATGAGGGTTGTTTGGTGACCTCCTGTTTGATGTTATGCATCACAGGCCTTAACTTGCTTAGCTTGTCATTACTTGTGACATTGTGGCACAAATCCTCTTTCCAATATGAGAGCCTCGGATTGAATTGAATGAGCTCCAAGGCCAAGGTATTTTCTTTGATCAGCCAAGAATGCCTCAACCTCTAGGCTAATATTATTACTGTCTTGTGTATTGAAGTAGGAGTAGATGAAATGTAAAGGCAACAGCTATAATTTTGCTTTCTTGATTCTAGAATGTCCATTTTGTGTGAATTACTTAATTTTGTCTGCACacttcatagttttatcttatATATCAGTTATGTTACTCAGTTAGTTCAAATTTTTATTTAGGCATTTGAGGGATAGAAAGAAGGCAGGTCCTACTATTGGTCTATTACTCATGCTCTTTAGATGATACTAAAAAATTGGCATCGATTGCATATGATGATTATGCAATGAATCTTACTTGGAGAACAAAGTGGGTGCAACCCAGAAAAAGTACCTTACAGATCCCTAATGTTTCTAGGAAATTGGGACTATCAGACATTCAGAATTTGACGATTATACCTCTTTAAGGCCTAGCTCCATTCATCCCTATTCTACTTCTGCAAAATAATTTTTCACAGGTTTTATGATCACCAATCATgaaaatatttgattacactTACTATTCAAATAAAAAGTCTTTGGTTTTGCTTGGTGCAGTTCTCAAATCTGCTGTTGACTTCTGCTTTGTTATAATCTTTGACAAGCCTTGTTATTTGTCTCGTTATCAGTTAGATGTGTATGTGTGAGTGCGTTGATGAACCAATGAACTGGTTTAGCATCTTTCTATGCTATAAAAACCTGCAAAATTCTTTTGTTGATTGAGCTATTTGTACCCAAATAATAGCATTATTTATTAGATTGCTCCCATATAAGTTTATACTATGAAATATACTCTTGTTTCTGGGCGAGCTTTTGAGGAGGCATTTCCTTTTGGGATTGGAAGACCTAATGCACGTGGAGGTAAGGAGATCTAAACATCTCTCATTATTGACTCAAAGTAGTTACACAGTTATGTAGCCTTTTGAAGTTGTTAAGGTCAGAATATAAGTAGTTGGAACtacttaaaatatatatatatatatatatttgattggttttgttttggttttatgtACAACAGATAAGAAGCTAATAACATGCATTGTGCATGATTGGGTTGCTTGATCTTGAACGACGAGCGAAAGCATCATCATCTCTGTAATAAGCTTTGCAGACATGAGAGGATCAAATCAACCCATTGTCAACCTCAAATGCAGTAATTATTGATTTAAGTACACCCTTCGCAGTTTGTTTGTAAAGCAATGCTGCAAACCCTCAACCCCAATTTGTCTCTCATTCTACCGTCAAATCTCATGTGACATGAGATACTTACTGATTATAAAAACGAATGTAAAACCCCTTAACATCCAACGATTAACATGGATTGGGATGAAATCGGCGTTATAAATTGAATTCTCAAACATTTTTCGAATAACACAGTAAGAAATGATGACAATTGTTGGAGGTCTGACGCACTAAAAGAGACCAGTGAAGTCGACTCTTCAACAATGGAGGAGACTCCATTTTGTTCCCCAACTCATCTTTCTAGTTTCACTTTCATACATGCTTGCTTGCTGGCTGCGGcccaaaaaagtcaaaaatagAAGGGCTGGCCTTATTCTGCCAAAGAACACTAGTGATCAGTGATTCAATGCAGATATGTTTGGGCCTTATCCATATGTGCAATGTGTCATGGGCTTGAGATTTATCTATTTTGTTGGGCTGTATAGCTTTTCGTTTGTGATTTGTGTCAACTTCCGAGACTTTTTTACCTGTGATGCACTGTACTTCAGAGGTGCCTTCTTTTGCCCTGAGGATACCCTAATCCGGCGACGCCAGTGTTTCCGACTAGTTGTATTGGTTCCTTCAAGCCTTTTGAGGTATGACCTAGTGCCTCCCCCTGGAAAAAAGTTACAAAAATGAGGAAACATGGAGAAAATCACATAAGAGATGCTGATTCAGTATCTGATCCAAGAGTTTTACCTCCTTCCAGCCCATGCCTTCAAGAATTCTCCTGGCATAACTACCAGCCCCAAATGACTTGTTCAAGGCTTCGGCTGCAGCATCCTCAGTGTTTGTGGAACCAAGAGACGAATCCCCATCATCACCAACTACTGGGTTCTTTTGCCCAGGGCCCACACCGAAACCACCATGCAAGGTTCTCCTCTCGGCAGCTCTATCCCTATAAGCATGGTTTATATCCTGGAAAACGCAATAGATACTTAATGAGAGAGGGTAGGCTCTTCGCTGTCATAATTCATTGAAAACTGTACGAGTGAGTATCAAAGGGCAATAAATCATGCAATTAGATCCTGAAAAAGCTTCTTGAATAGAATGGCTAATGTCAAATTTCTTATCTATTATTAGTATGGCAAAATTTCAGCAATCCGTCATAAAATCCAAACTTCTAGATTGAATTATTTACCTTTCCACAGGCCGAGTCCTTATTAGATACTATAGGCGCATCCTTGAAAGCGCCAAAACCATCTGCAGCTCTCGATCCACCACGTCCACAAGAGTTTTGCTGGTGCTTCCTTTGAATTTTAACTGACAGTTCAGGGAAGCCCCACTCTAATGTTGGGTTGGATGAATCATAAGTTGAAACAGAAGCCAGGTATTTCACACTAGGACTCCGCAATCTATACACTTGACCtgaaacaaatatttttcaatCACCAGTGTAAGACTGTAAGTTTGACAATCATTGACAGGGAACACAAGAACCAGATAATGAGAACTTATCTTTCGTTTCCTCGTCAGTGACCACATATAGCATATAAGGTGGAAAATAAAGAAAGTTCAAAGATATTGCATATGTTGGTACACAGAAGAGGGAAATACAGCACAAATACTATATATGTCGTCAACTTAATGAGGCAAATGCAAACCTGTTGTAACTCGAACCAAATCAAGATGCACTTCACATATTGGAGCAGTTTTTAGCAGACGACCACCAGAAGGCATAGAAGGATGAAGCTTAGCCGACCGTCTCACCAGTCGCCCAACCAACTTAGCGACTTTACCTTTTCCATCCTTTTTGGATGCTGTGACCATTTCCCAGTCCCACAAATCCACAACAGGGAAATTAGGCACCGACTCTTCTTTATCCCTTACAACTTGACCATACTGAGCTTGCCACATCTCTTCATCCCTCATAGCACCTATCCAAATTATACTCCCAAGTGTTAACCACATACCTTTATGaatgtttaaaattttaaattttgctcCTTCATGCAGTAGcaaagtttttcaggttttgcaTAAGACAAAAAAGTAACTCATTCCGGCAGAAAACTTAAAAGCCGTGCTAAAGCTTTTTCACGAACTCTTATTTGAAATTCACATATGGTTGGTGCTAATACCCAAATAATTTggtaaaaaatataaagaaaaaaaagaactaaatCAAAATGCAAAATATTTGCAAAATACCTTCATCTATGACAGTTTGACTTAGAGCAGTCATATTGTCCTCTGGGATCCATTCACCTTCTTCTAGTTCCTGGGTATCATTAGTTCCTGAAACTAGAAAACATAAACCCATTTAGCTAAACTTTAAACGATTGGATATTAAATCAATAGATGTAAAACACTTGAGGACCAATATGGCAACAAAACACATGACAAACCATCTGCTGAGAGATTTGAGTCATTGCCGCTATTAGTTTCCAAAGTTGTTACTGCATCATCAGTGGCATCGGCTGCAACATTATAATTACATAGATAGAGGTTTATAAGTGTTTCTTCTAACCTGAATCCATAGAAAACGAATttcaggagaaaaaaaagaagatgaaacagtaacatatacAAACAAGTGTTTAAGCCTGAAGGAGCATACCACTCCGATGGTCGAGGTGGATCGTCAGCTGGTTGCTCACCATGGCACCCTGCGTATCCTGCTGATAAAATGACTATTAAACAATTTAATTCACCAAAAAGAATCTACTTTTAGTGAGATGTTCTTGGTAAAAACCGAAATGTTTTAGCAGTGGAAGAGTATAGAAAGACTGAGGGAGATCTTAATATGGATCATGGTTGACTAGTGTATTTGATGGAATCATGAAAAATCTAAATTTCGGTAATGTATAGTAAGACTATcttatttcaaattttaaaatcgTGGAATCTCAGTTAGGGTTCCTTGCATGTGCCTGTAAGTAGAGTTGTGGCTTTTCAGAAAGAGATCTTCAAATTAGATCTTACAAAGCGATTCCTCAATCAAACCATTGGATGACATTTCATAGTCACATCACAAACATGATACGGATAGGTGTCTCACCAGAAGTGTGTTCATCAGATACAGTTGCTATAAATTGGTCAGCTTCAGATGAATCTGGCTGGAATGTACAGTATTTATCTTCACTGTTAATTAACAAGTCTGTACAAGGCTGGTCTTGAACAGGATGATCTAGATGAGTTGCTTTGCACTGATATGTTTCACATTCATTAACCTAGAAAAATTTGCTACAAATATGTTACGGATTCAGGtacaaacaaaaatttaagAGACATAAATAATATTAGACAATGTATAAGACACAAAAATCCTAGGAAAATAACTTAATAAACCCAAATGCTACCTTTTCTGACTCCAGAAGAACATAATTGCCATCCTCAAACTTGTAGTAAAGTCCATCACTACTGCTATAGTACCAACCATTTTTCGGGTCATGGTAAAATCCACTACTGCAGCAAATCCAGAATTAAACAgtttaacattttttaatacAAAGTGAAGCAACCACATTTCAGAATGAAAACAGCCAAAAGAAAGCAACTGCCTATATTAGAAATTAGAATCAGATGATAATTTCCTACAAAGGAACAACAGCAAGGTGAATAACaactgaaaaataaataaactagtATAACCAAACTATTTAAGAGAATCCATAACTTATTTTTTCACTGAGAATTTCAAATTCTCTGGCAAACAAGCTCTGTTCACTTACAATAGCATTAGCCAAACAGGAACAATAGCAATTCAGTAACTGAATAACTTTATAacacaaaattgaacaaaaatatcaaacgtAGATCAGAGATTTCAAATTTTACACCAAAACTCCAATTAACATAGTTCATTGCCCTGAACTATTAGCTATCCTCGTAATTCGATAACCGGTATCCTTTGAAGGCCCGCTAATAGTAAGTTTCTTACGAATTGATTGCTTTAATTTCAGTAATTCAAGCTATTAACCAAATTTGTTTTGAATATTCAGCAACGTACATGTATATGCAAAAGTGACAAACCTGGCATGGAAATAGAGCTGATTTGCTTCGCCCCATACGAAAGAGCAATCGCCTTCTTCGCTTCCCGAcatttattattctttgtcCCCAGCCCCTGCTATTTCTCCCTCGCACGCACTGACAGAAGCGCTAATCGACGCCACGCTATGAGCCAAAGACGATGTGAAGTGAATTCTGGATACTGGAAATCTCCGTTTTTCGAAATCAGTATTGCGTGGGCTTTGGGCCTGGGTTTAGTTTGAGTTTATTTGGGCGTTTGCATCATAGTTGCCCATTCTGATTAATgctcaaaataaagaaaaaccgGCCCATTGTGGATGAACTCATGTGACATATCCAATGTGAGATGTCTTGGTGCGTATGCATGTTGTTTGCGGATGATATAAGCTTTAGTGGACGAGACAATATTGAGAGTTAACTCAAAACTCGAGAATATGCGAgcttcaaaatttaaaatatttaaattaagatactaaaacaaaatatataaatgtaaGTTTATAAGAGGATACAAGGTAATGAAAAAGTGATTGAGTTAGACCGGAGCGAAGTTACAAAAATTCGATTTTCCAAGATGATCGAGATGGTAGTGAAGATATAGTTAATATGATTAAAAACAGGTGGATGAAGCGAATGAGTGCATGCTGTGTTTTATACGAATGAAAGATTCATTTAAGGTTGAAGGAAAAAATTTTATAGGTCGATCATATGACCTGCAATGATGTATAGTTCATTGGTTCTAAGTATTGAGCTAATAAGAtataacatatccaaaaaatgcatctaaCAAAAATGTTAATTGTTGATAAGACATTATTAGATTATTAGATATAAGGTAACTAGGGATAACAACAATTGAAGACAAGTTGTTAAAAAAGCATTTAAGATGATATGAACATGTTCAACGTAGAGATTGTAGTACGACGATGGGAAAAGCAAGAGAATTTTTATATGGAAAAGTAGGAAGCAGAGATGAATATTTTAATAAACATGACATAAAGTAGTAAGAAAGATTGTAAATTCAATATGGGTTGATAAAAGTATGATCCTAGAAACAAGTATATGTAATGGGTTCCCTTTATTTTCTCATGACTACTCATATAAGGATTTCAAACttctaaaataataattatcagAAATCCGCACCCTAAACAACTAATCATATTGTCTATTTTGGAATTTCGGTTCCTATGAATACATCGAATTACTCTCACGAATTTGTTCTTTATGGGCCCAGTAAATGAACTAAATCCATAAAAAGATCTtattgatagtttgaaggtggaCTTAGTCATATATACCACTCGATAGACTTGTGTCTAATCGATCTGTGATTCTCACTCAAcaatgatgacgatgatgacgatgatgatttAGGTACATAGCACAAACATGACGCAGAAGTGATGCAACATGTCACGTTTGATGGTGGAGACTTGAGAGAGTGGGGTTGGCAGACAATAAGGTCGTTGGCAAGAGGAagaggagctttttttttttttttttttttttatagcactattgtaattttttattagaaatatAACACTCAAGTTTAATTTTTCAGGGAAATAACACATTGCCACTATTCATAATAGCGATAATTATTTGTCTTTTTCATTGCCGCTAATATAAACAGCGACATTCACTACGCCGCTGTTTATAAAAGCGGCATCGCATATGTACTCTGAAAAAGATAAAGATCTCAGCAATTGGGATCCCAATTATCccagttgttgaggtgtatgcACAAAATTTAATGTGCTTGTGATGGGCTTCACATGCATATTAAATCTTGTgcatacacctcaacaactaAGATAATTGGGATCCCAGTTGCTGGGATCCATAGCACTTCTGTATGTACTCTAGGTGGACATCCTATTAATTCTTGTAGCTTGAAGCATGTGCTTAACCTTTCTTTGATGAGTTACACGTACTCTAGGTAGACATGACAATAAAAAACCATTTTGACAGGTGTGGATGACAAAATAAAGCCAAGCCAAGTGGGGTTGGAGCAGACGATTGGTTTCAAGAGAAGGGAGATGCAATCACAACCTTTTTGATCAGTAAAGGGCCATTAAATCCATCCATAAAGCAAGAGACTCTAAGAAGAAGATATACCCTAGTTTTTGACAGAGCTGAAACAAAGTGGAAAAGAGGTGCTTTTGCAAGGAAATCAGAATAGGTGACAAATGCCACATAAAGAGCATAATAGGCATTGAGTAGAGAAGAGGCAGCAAAGAATTACTCTCATTCATCTCAGATGCATAGTGAATCACAAGTCAAGAGCGAAGACCTTTGATATTGATAATCCCGGATCGAGTTTTGACCTTCATCGAGCAGAAAGTAAGAACAGAATTGCATGTTTTTTCGGCTGTGGTTGAAGTTGAGGAGGATAGAAGGTGTGCAATAATATGAATTAGTGGAATCTACTAAGCCACTATTTCAAATAGCGGTATTGAGGAAAATCACGAAGCAGTTGTTCTTAATAGTTAATAGTGGTTTCGTTAAAAAGAAGAGGTTGTCTCTGTTGAGAATAGCGGCATGGTATTAAatctttaaaaaattgaaatcgGCTGTTATTTGCCTAGTAAGAAGTTACGGGGATGCTATATACAAAAAAAGCTCAAAAGTGTCTTCTATATATATTAAGGATAGAGGGATGTAGTTACCATACGTGTAGTTACCCGCAAATCACcattaattcattatttttttttaatttttttgtgttatttaatattttcatcattataatgttgaatataaatgattttaaaaaaaatattgttaaaccctaaatcctaaatactaaaccctaaacctcaaatTTTAAACTGtaatgatatacatacataggaTTTGTGTACATACAAGATACATAATGATGTGGCAACTAACTAGgcaaatttcaaattcaaaaataaaaaatcaaaccctacaaatcacTTTTATCTCTCCTCATATCTCACTtttctccctcctctctctcacgcgattctctcttcttctctcacgGTCAATAACGGACCTCCGCAGTCAGGCCATCGATATGATCGCCACTGCAGCCAAAAGAAGCTTCCGGCCCCCAGGAGCAACGCCCAGTCACCACTTATCGTCACctgttgttgattttgtcggaAATCCACCATGAAGCCATGGGTATCCACCGAACAAAATTCATAGATCTAGCTGATTCTGGTGTCAGTTTGATAACCtgacaccaccaatggactcccctaTGTGAGGAGCACCTAACCCAGCCCTTCGTCGACTGTAACAGCCACCAAAAAATGGAGACCCACGTCGAAGGTTTGCTCCAGTGCAttattacactatacatttgGCAGTGTATTTTGCTTTTTCTGTTGATTGAATGTCTTATggattacttgtgaagcttgatagtgggttattgcactgtcataaagaaaagtgtaattattttgtttcatgatttgtttggaaaatatagttaactacattgatggtttgggaaatTTAGCTTGTGTTGTCTCATTCTATGATTTAGTGGTTTGTTTTGTTTCAtgatttgtttggaaaatataaTTAACTACACTGCCAGTATACATGCGCGCATAACGTATTTGGGATTAGTAGGTcctgtagtttttttttatttcattgtttggttagaaaagTGATATAAATACACTTGCAGAATGCATAATGTAGAATTGGGGAATTTAGTTTGTGTCGTCTCATTCTACGATTtagtagtttattttgtttcatgatttGTGTGAAAAATATAGTTAACTACACTGCCAGTATGCATAATGTATTTGAGATTAGTAGgtcatgttgtttttttttgcttgattgTTTGGTTAGCTTTTTTCAGTTGATTTAACATGTTATGAattacttgtgaagcttgaCAATGGGTTATTGCACTGTCATAACAAAAAATGTAATTAGCAGGAAAGTGGACTGAATTGGGTGAATTGATTGGAACCATTTTACTATTTTCTAACTACACTACCAGTATGCATAATGTTTCTCTAGTTGTTCTAGGTTCTTATTCTCTTATTCAACGTATTTTGATGAATACTGgagtttatgtttgtgtttctgTATGGATTTGTTGAGACTAAGTTGGATGTGGTAGATGCTCATGTTTTTCCTTTTAGATTTGTTGTGACTGAGTTGAATGTGGTAGATGCTAATTTTATTCCTTTTAGATTTTGTTGTGATTGAAGTATTATTTGCTAAAAAAGTTGAACAATTTGTTGGTGATGAACATTGTCATTCTCTTAATATGTCTTTCATGGTGAGACTTTATCACTGGGTATATCCATTTTTGTTCATggcagtgacttattacattatattttttaCAGTGTATTTGTTTGCCAATTtataatgcattacgaattaccAGTGTATTTAGAGCCGCTGTTTATTACATAGTCATTTTCCTTGTTAAATACATTGGTTTCACTTTTTATGACATTGAGTTATTACACTATagtatgatagtgtaataatgACACAGTCATTTCATTTTGGTGTTATTTGGTGTTGATATTATATGAGTTATTATATTATCAATcactaaatttatgtatttatctaacaaatgtatgtttcaatattgttttgtagTGAAGAAATGAGTTTTCAATCAAGATGAGGTCAATAACAAAGGATGCGAATGGTGATTACAAATATCTGATGTTTACATGCGGGAGGTTGGATAACAAGGCGAGACGTATTGGTAGACTTTCCGTCAATGGGAAGTGGAAGATTATATTGTTTGAAGATATCCACAACCACGATCTAAGTCCTTGTCATTCTAGATTTTTTGTGTGTAACAAGGAAATAAACCCAAGTGTGAAAATGCCATTAGAGATTAATGATATTGCTGGAATTCAACCGAACAAGAGTTACAATTCATTTGTCATTGGTGCCGGTGGGCATGATAATTTtacagtgtatttgtttctcagttgttaatgcattacgaattattaatatatttaaccAAGCTAATCATGACAATGACTTATTACGTTAtgttttgacagtgtatttgtttcccATTTTTTGACAAGTTCGATTGTTATCATGCAgtaccttattacattatgtttttgacagtgtatttgtttttcAGTATTTAATGCATTACGTATTAGTAGTGTATTTTATTGCTAATAGAGGAGAGAGTCTAAAGAGAGAGAAACGGGAAAAAAAGTGggcatttagggttttgtgtcaatatatctatgtggcatgcctagttGGCATGCCATATAgattatgtatattatatacatgaaaaattatatatgtatgtcattttccaattctaaatcctaaattcTATTTACTATACTaaaccttaaatcctaaactctaaacactaaatcataactcctaaatcctaataacacaaaaaaaataaaaataaaaagtattaTTTGGAATTATTTGAGGCTGTAATTACAGCTAACTAGAGCTAAAGTAACTACAATcccatttttttcccttctattATTATATGTGTTTGCCGAGAATCCCATGCACCATGCGTCCATGCGACGTGGCGCATATATATCCCCCAACATTGACGTGGCTGTTTCGAATGGCATTC
Proteins encoded in this region:
- the LOC119984950 gene encoding uncharacterized protein LOC119984950 isoform X1; amino-acid sequence: MSGSEEGDCSFVWGEANQLYFHASSGFYHDPKNGWYYSSSDGLYYKFEDGNYVLLESEKVNECETYQCKATHLDHPVQDQPCTDLLINSEDKYCTFQPDSSEADQFIATVSDEHTSAGYAGCHGEQPADDPPRPSEWLEETLINLYLCNYNVAADATDDAVTTLETNSGNDSNLSADVSGTNDTQELEEGEWIPEDNMTALSQTVIDEGAMRDEEMWQAQYGQVVRDKEESVPNFPVVDLWDWEMVTASKKDGKGKVAKLVGRLVRRSAKLHPSMPSGGRLLKTAPICEVHLDLVRVTTGQVYRLRSPSVKYLASVSTYDSSNPTLEWGFPELSVKIQRKHQQNSCGRGGSRAADGFGAFKDAPIVSNKDSACGKDINHAYRDRAAERRTLHGGFGVGPGQKNPVVGDDGDSSLGSTNTEDAAAEALNKSFGAGSYARRILEGMGWKEGEALGHTSKGLKEPIQLVGNTGVAGLGYPQGKRRHL
- the LOC119984951 gene encoding kinetochore protein SPC25 homolog is translated as MESLRLVCDTEIPIQQEKMESFASSFQKSLQSIKARGQETVRNQGNLMQLKASLRDAEDEFVKVLGVKTRKEAKQMVTRDSILATKARIEELRRTVQIERARRDEYAALLSQQSLDLAVFEEKVKRDSAHKDEIQEAFSWYNRVLGFQIEGGHGVKFTFSNISLKNPYEECSFTIRHQNDTYTLLTCDPHIDDTKELIQELNRTNGLFRFVRIMRDKFQEAAMLGIVDRSVVSQDTSTISVSAPVSSVSTQRSESPAKKDELQIQQRDISRLLKEVNHGMESPLKKNDTAAEEHSKKVNRGKRVKTSILSPMSASSTRRSPRFMVKK
- the LOC119984950 gene encoding uncharacterized protein LOC119984950 isoform X3, whose translation is MSGSEEGDCSFVWGEANQLYFHASSGFYHDPKNGWYYSSSDGLYYKFEDGNYVLLESEKVNECETYQCKATHLDHPVQDQPCTDLLINSEDKYCTFQPDSSEADQFIATVSDEHTSAGYAGCHGEQPADDPPRPSEWLEETLINLYLCNYNVAADATDDAVTTLETNSGNDSNLSADGTNDTQELEEGEWIPEDNMTALSQTVIDEGAMRDEEMWQAQYGQVVRDKEESVPNFPVVDLWDWEMVTASKKDGKGKVAKLVGRLVRRSAKLHPSMPSGGRLLKTAPICEVHLDLVRVTTGQVYRLRSPSVKYLASVSTYDSSNPTLEWGFPELSVKIQRKHQQNSCGRGGSRAADGFGAFKDAPIVSNKDSACGKDINHAYRDRAAERRTLHGGFGVGPGQKNPVVGDDGDSSLGSTNTEDAAAEALNKSFGAGSYARRILEGMGWKEGEALGHTSKGLKEPIQLVGNTGVAGLGYPQGKRRHL
- the LOC119984950 gene encoding uncharacterized protein LOC119984950 isoform X2; the encoded protein is MSGSEEGDCSFVWGEANQLYFHASSGFYHDPKNGWYYSSSDGLYYKFEDGNYVLLESEKVNECETYQCKATHLDHPVQDQPCTDLLINSEDKYCTFQPDSSEADQFIATVSDEHTSGYAGCHGEQPADDPPRPSEWLEETLINLYLCNYNVAADATDDAVTTLETNSGNDSNLSADVSGTNDTQELEEGEWIPEDNMTALSQTVIDEGAMRDEEMWQAQYGQVVRDKEESVPNFPVVDLWDWEMVTASKKDGKGKVAKLVGRLVRRSAKLHPSMPSGGRLLKTAPICEVHLDLVRVTTGQVYRLRSPSVKYLASVSTYDSSNPTLEWGFPELSVKIQRKHQQNSCGRGGSRAADGFGAFKDAPIVSNKDSACGKDINHAYRDRAAERRTLHGGFGVGPGQKNPVVGDDGDSSLGSTNTEDAAAEALNKSFGAGSYARRILEGMGWKEGEALGHTSKGLKEPIQLVGNTGVAGLGYPQGKRRHL